The genomic DNA TTTCACAGGAAGAATTGGGCTACCTGACGGGCCTGTCGCGCCAGCGCGTCAACCAGGCCTTGCAGACGCTGGCGGACCAGGGCGTGCTGGCGCTGTCGTACAACCAGATCAAGGTGCTGGCGCTGGATCGTCTGCGCCAGTACGGGCTGGACCAGCTCTGAACGCGCGCCTCAGGCCGCCGCGCGCGGCGGCGTAGGCGCGTTCAGGGCGCGATCCAGGGCCGCGCGCGCCAGGATGCGGGTGGAGTCCAGCGTCGGCAGCGCGCAGTTGGCGTCGTCCAGCACCAGCGGCAATTCGGTGCAGCCCAGCACCACCGCGTCGCAACCGGCGTGGCGCAGCCGCGCCACCACGCCTTGCAGCAAGGCCACCGATTCGGGCTTGAAGACGCCGTAGACCAGTTCGTCCATGATGACGCGCGCCAGCAGGTCGCGGTCGTCTGGCGCCGGGCGCACGTAGTCCAGCCCGCGCGCCCGCAGCTTGTCGGGGTAGACCGCGCTGTCGACCAGCCAGCGAGTGCCGAGCAGGCCGATGCGGCGCAGGCCGCGCGCGGCCGCCACGGCGGCGACTTCCTCGGCGATGTGCAGCCAGGGCAGGGGCGAGCGCGGCAGCACGTGGTCCAGCGCCTGGTGGATGGTGTTGTCGGGGCAGACCAGGAAATCCGCGCCGGCGCGCGCCAACCGGTTCGCGGAGGTCAGCATCAGCGCGCCCACGCCGGCCAGGTCATTGCGTTCCAGGCACGCCACGTAGTCCGCCAGCGACAGGCTGTGCAACGACACCTCGGGGTGCGCGTGCGGCCCCAGGCGTTGGGCGCCCTCGGCGCAGATCGTGCGGTAGCAGAGCGCGGCGCCTTCCGCCGAGCAGGCGACGATGCCGATGTGCAGGGGCGGACGGGCGGACATGCGGACTCCGTGGCGGCCGGGTCAGGCGGCAGGTTTGGACAAGGCCCGCGCATGGCGGGCGATCTGGCGGAATTGTTCGGCCATGGCGTCCTGCTGCGCTTGCGGCAGTTGCGACAGGAACAATTCGTCGATGGCCGGGCCGTAGACCTTCCACATCTTGCGCCGCAGCGCCAGGCCGTCCGGCGTGATGCGGGCATAGGTGGCGCGGCGGTCCTCGTCGGAACGGAAGCGCTCGACCAGCCCGGCGGCCTCGATGCGGTCCATCAGGCGCGTCAGGTTGTAGCGCGCGATGACCATGCGCTCGGCCACCTCGAACATGCGCGCGGTGCCTTGCGGCGCGCGCTCCAGTGCCCACAGCGCGTCATACCACGCCAGCGGCGGCAGGCCGGCGGCGGACAGTCGTTTCTCGATCTCTTCCACCACCAGCGCATGCGCGGTCAGGAAGAGGCTCCACGCGTCGGGCTTGCCCGTGGCCATGCGGTCGCTTCCTTTTGTCTAGAGATTTCGCAGCCCGGATTGTAGAGGCCCGGACCGCCGCTGGCAGGGTGGAAATCACCGCATGCCGGTTCTTTATACCCTGCCAGGTTCGGGTAGAAAGCACCGGCCCTGTTTCAAGTTGCTGATTTTCCTGGTTTTTTCCCTGGCACGAATTTCGCATGGGAGGGCATACCCCACAACGCAACACAGGAGGGTGTTCCCATCATGGGCCCGTATCGAAGGTTATGGTTCACGTTGATCGCCGTGTTGGCGGTCACGTTCGCATTGCTCGGCTTCTATGGCGGTGAAGTCTACCGACAGGCGCCGCCCATTCCAGAGGAGGTCGCCAGCGCCGACGGCACGCGCCTGTTCGGCCGCGACGACATTCTCGATGGCCAGACCGCCTGGCAGTCCATCGGCGGCATGCAGCTGGGCTCGATCTGGGGCCATGGCGCCTACCAGGCGCCCGACTGGACCGCCGATTGGCTGCACCGCGAGCTGATGGCCTGGCTCGATCTGGCGGCGCGCGATGCGCACGGCCGCGACTACGGCCAGCTCGACGCGCCGGCCCAGGCCGCGCTGCGCGAGCAGCTCAAGGCCGAGTACCGCGCCAACCGCGCGGACGCGGCCGGCGGCAAGCTCACGCTCAGCCCGCGCCGGGCGCAGGCCGTGGCGCA from Achromobacter xylosoxidans includes the following:
- a CDS encoding aspartate/glutamate racemase family protein, whose translation is MSARPPLHIGIVACSAEGAALCYRTICAEGAQRLGPHAHPEVSLHSLSLADYVACLERNDLAGVGALMLTSANRLARAGADFLVCPDNTIHQALDHVLPRSPLPWLHIAEEVAAVAAARGLRRIGLLGTRWLVDSAVYPDKLRARGLDYVRPAPDDRDLLARVIMDELVYGVFKPESVALLQGVVARLRHAGCDAVVLGCTELPLVLDDANCALPTLDSTRILARAALDRALNAPTPPRAAA
- a CDS encoding MarR family winged helix-turn-helix transcriptional regulator, which codes for MATGKPDAWSLFLTAHALVVEEIEKRLSAAGLPPLAWYDALWALERAPQGTARMFEVAERMVIARYNLTRLMDRIEAAGLVERFRSDEDRRATYARITPDGLALRRKMWKVYGPAIDELFLSQLPQAQQDAMAEQFRQIARHARALSKPAA